The proteins below come from a single Vitis vinifera cultivar Pinot Noir 40024 chromosome 9, ASM3070453v1 genomic window:
- the LOC100263423 gene encoding probable polygalacturonase At1g80170: MSFFFFLRPSSSSSSSSPQSLCLICTVFIFLVLFLINVEGFEPLIQLPHSPAARPRLETKILYVNQFGAKGDGVQDDTDAFRNAWKIACASITKASIVIPHDKKFLVRPISFGGPCRAKVTVTISGTIIAPKDPDVWHGLNPQKWLYFHGVNHLTVRGSGIINGRGHKWWSQSCKINATNPCEHAPTAIIFHRCKKLRVRDIALINSQRTHIAFTNSFRIVVSGIKMIAPASSPNTDGLHISSSSRVNIKDSIIRTGDDCISIVGNSSIIRIKNIACGPGHGISVGSLGMGNSWAQVHDVIVDQAFLAHTKNGLRIKTWQGGRGFASQITFQNVLMENVSHPIIIDQYYCDSLTPCLNQTLAVKVANISYVSIKGTSATEESVRFACSDSFPCEKLYLEEVQLLSYTGKNTSSFCWEAQGLTSGSVDPPACFSSNGTFIGQKADSGSALQSF, translated from the exons AtgagcttcttcttcttccttagaccttcttcttcttcttcttcttcttctccccaGTCTCTTTGCTTGATCTGTactgtttttatatttttggtctTATTTCTCATAAATGTTGAAGGCTTTGAGCCTTTGATACAGCTCCCACATTCTCCAGCAGCTAGGCCCAGGCTCGAGACAAAGATCCTTTATGTCAATCAATTTGGAGCGAAAGGAGATGGTGTTCAGGATGATACTGAT GCTTTCAGAAATGCTTGGAAGATTGCTTGTGCATCCATCACAAAAGCAAGTATCGTAATTCCACATGACAAGAAGTTTCTGGTCCGACCAATTAGCTTTGGTGGCCCTTGTCGGGCGAAGGTGACTGTGACG ATCTCTGGCACTATCATTGCTCCCAAGGATCCAGATGTTTGGCACGGCTTGAATCCACAAAAATGGCTCTATTTCCATGGGGTGAACCACCTCACTGTGAGAGGAAGTGGCATTATTAACGGGAGGGGACACAAATGGTGGTCTCAGTCTTGCAAGATCAACGCAACAAAT CCATGTGAACATGCTCCAACG GCTATAATCTTTCATAGGTGCAAGAAGTTGAGAGTAAGGGATATTGCATTGATTAATAGTCAAAGAACACACATTGCATTCACTAATTCATTCCGGATTGTGGTGTCTGGTATCAAAATGATAGCTCCTGCTAGTAGCCCAAATACTGATGGACTCCACATTAGCTCTTCCTCTCGTGTCAATATCAAGGATAGTATTATTAGAACAG GAGATGACTGCATCTCTATTGTTGGCAATTCTTCAATTATCCGAATAAAAAATATTGCCTGTGGTCCGGGCCATGGTATAAG TGTTGGAAGCTTGGGCATGGGAAATTCATGGGCTCAGGTGCATGATGTCATTGTTGATCAAGCATTTCTCGCACATACTAAGAATGGGTTGAGGATCAAAACATGGCAG GGAGGTAGAGGTTTTGCCAGCCAAATTACTTTCCAGAATGTCTTGATGGAAAATGTCTCACATCCAATCATTATAGATCAATATTATTGTGATTCTCTTACACCATGTCTGAATCAG ACTTTGGCGGTTAAAGTAGCAAATATATCCTATGTGTCCATTAAAGGAACTTCGGCTACAGAGGAATCAGTAAGATTTGCTTGCAGTGATAGCTTTCCATGTGAAAAGTTATATTTAGAAGAAGTTCAACTTTTGTCCTACACCGGGAAAAATACAAGTTCTTTTTGTTGGGAAGCTCAGGGCTTGACTTCCGGTTCGGTAGACCCCCCTGCTTGCTTCTCAAGCAATGGAACCTTTATAGGGCAGAAAGCTGATAGTGGCTCGGCTCTTCAGTCCTTTTAA
- the LOC100241146 gene encoding uncharacterized protein LOC100241146 — protein MASTACFIIVSRNDIPIYEAEVGSAVKKEDAAQQHQFILHAALDVVQDLAWTTSAMFLKAIDRFNDLVVSVYVTAGHTRLMLLHDSRNEDGIKSFFQEVHELYIKVLLNPLYLPGSRITSSHFDTKVRALARKYL, from the exons ATGGCTAGCACAGCGTGTTTTATCATTGTCAGCAGAAATGATATTCCTATATATGAAGCTGAAGTCGGCTCTGCAGTGAAA AAAGAAGATGCTGCACAGCAGCACCAGTTCATATTACATGCAGCATTGGATGTTGTCCAGGATCTGGCATGGACAACAAGTGCTAT GTTCTTGAAAGCAATTGACAGATTCAATGATCTAGTGGTGTCAGTATACGTTACTGCTGGTCATA CACGACTTATGCTACTTCATGACTCCCGAAATGAAGATGGAATAAAAAGCTTCTTCCAAGAAGTCCACGAGCTATATATAAAG GTTCTTCTCAATCCTCTTTATCTACCTGGTTCTCGCATTACATCATCACATTTTGATACAAAAGTTCGAGCCCTTGCACGAAAATATCTATGA